TCCATTCTAATGTTGTTGAGTCGCACATCCCACAGACAGGTTCTTACTCTTGTAATATAACATTCATTGTGTTTAATCTCAGTCACAAACATCAGCGCCTGGACAGCTTTCATACATCGCTTCCACGGCTAAAGCCCGTGTTTTCCTCTGTGGCTGCACTTTGACTTGGCCGGAGTCACAGGTGGAGTTGTCAGCGGAGGTCCGAACTCACCGCCGCACTTCTCTCTGCCACAACAGCGTGCATCAGGCGTTACTCAGAGGCGATGACGCTGCCGGACTCCTTCATCCAGCGCCAGCAGCTGGATGCCAGCATGGCCGACACATTCCTGGAACATCTCTGTCTCCTAGACATCAACCAGGAGCCGATCACAGCCCGCAACACCAGCATAATCTGCACCATCGGTGAGTGTCACAGAGATTCAGGCTCACTTTCAGctttggatggggggggggctgctgcatTCAATGGTACAATAATCCAAACCTTAAAAATAAGGAATGACGGCAAAGTTTTAGCATTTTACATGTTTAGCATTCAGCGTTTTAAATGTTTAGCCCTCAAAATGAGTTAATGACTTGAAAGAAAGGGTCTACAATGAACTTTTGGGGGCGGCCTCACAGTTTTCTTACGCTCCTTCCAGGACCTGCATCCAGATCAGTCCCCAAACTCCAAGAGATGGTGAAAGCTGGGATGAATATCGCTCGTCTAAATTTCTCTCACGGCTCACATGAAGTAAGGGCCTCGCTTCTTCACTGTTTCCCTGTGGCGTCGGCCTTTTGTCCTGATCTCTGTCCGTCCCTCAGTATCACGGACAAACCATCAAAAACATCCGAGAGGCGGTGGAGTCGATAACCCCCGACCCCTTGTATTATCGGCCCGTCGCCATCGCCTTGGATACGAAGGGTCCAGAGATCCGCACTGGATTAGTGAAAGGGGTAAAAGTGCTGCGCTTCGTCGACAAAAGAGCGGATCGGTCGGGTGGAATCGGGCGGAGGAAGTCTAATTCTAATCCCTCTCTGTGTGCACGAGCgtgcagaaggtggaggaggaggtggagctgaaaAAGGGCGGCCACGTGCGCGTGGTGACAGCAGAGAGCGACAAAGACAAGACGGACGAGACGACCATCTGGGTGGACTATCCCAATCTGCCCCGGGTCCTCGAGAAGGGGAGCAAGATCTACATCGACGACGGCCTGATCGGACTCAAAGTCGTAGAAATTGGTAAATGTTTCTGGATGAGCGCCGTGATCATTATTGGATGTCCGATCAGGGGCTGAATTATGGATCCGGAACTTCCTCTGTGCGTCCGCTCTCTCCGCAGGCTCCGACTGGGTGGACGCGGCCATCGAATCCGGCGGAATTCTGTGCAGCCGCAAAGGCGTCAACCTGCCCGGGTGCGACCTCATCGGGCTCCAGGCTGTGAGCGAGCAGGACAAGGCTGACCTGAGGTTCGGGGTGGCGCAGGGCGTGGACATCGTCTTCGCCAGCTTCATCCGCTCGGCCAAGGACGTCCAAGACGTGCGGAAGGCCCTGGGGGCCCACGGACAGAGCATCAAAGTGATCAGCAAGGTGGAAAGCCGGCAGGGTGTTCA
The DNA window shown above is from Takifugu flavidus isolate HTHZ2018 chromosome 10, ASM371156v2, whole genome shotgun sequence and carries:
- the pklr gene encoding pyruvate kinase PKLR isoform X1 → MTSHGRTACIRRYSEAMTLPDSFIQRQQLDASMADTFLEHLCLLDINQEPITARNTSIICTIGPASRSVPKLQEMVKAGMNIARLNFSHGSHEYHGQTIKNIREAVESITPDPLYYRPVAIALDTKGPEIRTGLVKGKVEEEVELKKGGHVRVVTAESDKDKTDETTIWVDYPNLPRVLEKGSKIYIDDGLIGLKVVEIGSDWVDAAIESGGILCSRKGVNLPGCDLIGLQAVSEQDKADLRFGVAQGVDIVFASFIRSAKDVQDVRKALGAHGQSIKVISKVESRQGVQNFEEILAESDGVMVARGDLGIEIPPEKVFIAQKMMIGRCNSAGKPVICATQMLESMVSHPRPTRAEGSDVANAVLDGADCVMLSGETAKGTFPVEAVAMMHSICREAEGAIFHQQLFEELRRLTPLSSDPTEVTAIGAVESSFKCCAGAIIVLTNSGRAAHLLSRYRPRCPIIAITRNPQVARQSQLLRGVFPVLFHPLPAPVWADDVDGRVSFGMDIGKARGFFKSGDMVIVVTGWIPGSGHTNIMRAVSVQ
- the pklr gene encoding pyruvate kinase PKLR isoform X2, which translates into the protein MTLPDSFIQRQQLDASMADTFLEHLCLLDINQEPITARNTSIICTIGPASRSVPKLQEMVKAGMNIARLNFSHGSHEYHGQTIKNIREAVESITPDPLYYRPVAIALDTKGPEIRTGLVKGKVEEEVELKKGGHVRVVTAESDKDKTDETTIWVDYPNLPRVLEKGSKIYIDDGLIGLKVVEIGSDWVDAAIESGGILCSRKGVNLPGCDLIGLQAVSEQDKADLRFGVAQGVDIVFASFIRSAKDVQDVRKALGAHGQSIKVISKVESRQGVQNFEEILAESDGVMVARGDLGIEIPPEKVFIAQKMMIGRCNSAGKPVICATQMLESMVSHPRPTRAEGSDVANAVLDGADCVMLSGETAKGTFPVEAVAMMHSICREAEGAIFHQQLFEELRRLTPLSSDPTEVTAIGAVESSFKCCAGAIIVLTNSGRAAHLLSRYRPRCPIIAITRNPQVARQSQLLRGVFPVLFHPLPAPVWADDVDGRVSFGMDIGKARGFFKSGDMVIVVTGWIPGSGHTNIMRAVSVQ